One window from the genome of Dyella sp. A6 encodes:
- the rnpA gene encoding ribonuclease P protein component has protein sequence MRAAGLPRDARLRRAADFAAMRQGSGRLGGRCFSVRYRPNSVGQPRLGLAISKRVSKRAVDRNRIKRLVRESFRRHRAGLPPMDLLVMAREIAVGLPGPELLAEIDALWRKLPPLKRDGAAATMAC, from the coding sequence ATGCGTGCCGCCGGCTTGCCGCGCGATGCGCGGCTTCGCCGCGCCGCTGATTTCGCCGCTATGCGACAGGGCAGCGGCCGCCTTGGCGGCCGCTGCTTTTCTGTGCGCTATCGACCGAACAGCGTAGGCCAGCCCCGGCTGGGATTGGCCATTTCCAAGCGCGTTTCCAAGCGCGCAGTCGACCGGAATCGCATCAAGCGACTGGTACGCGAATCCTTCCGGCGTCACCGTGCCGGATTGCCGCCCATGGACCTGCTGGTGATGGCGCGCGAAATCGCCGTCGGCCTGCCGGGACCGGAGCTGCTGGCCGAGATCGATGCGCTCTGGCGCAAGCTTCCACCGTTGAAGCGAGACGGCGCGGCCGCCACAATGGCGTGCTGA